The following coding sequences are from one Paenibacillus sp. FSL R5-0912 window:
- a CDS encoding DMT family transporter gives MSKNNNSKAWTMIAGAACFEVVWVIGLKHAVAPWEWAITIVAILVSFYALIWASGRLPVGTVYAVFVGLGTAGTVLAGGILFGEPLRPLKLVLIVLLLAGVVGLKLATPADMADKQAKELK, from the coding sequence ATGAGCAAAAATAACAACAGCAAGGCATGGACAATGATTGCAGGTGCTGCCTGCTTTGAAGTGGTATGGGTAATCGGGCTGAAGCACGCTGTGGCCCCCTGGGAATGGGCGATAACGATAGTGGCGATATTGGTCAGCTTCTACGCCCTCATATGGGCCAGCGGCAGGCTGCCGGTCGGTACAGTCTACGCAGTATTTGTCGGGCTCGGGACTGCGGGAACCGTTCTGGCTGGCGGAATCCTGTTCGGAGAGCCGCTGCGTCCGCTGAAGCTGGTACTGATAGTGTTGCTGCTGGCCGGAGTTGTTGGCCTGAAGCTGGCCACGCCTGCGGATATGGCGGATAAGCAAGCAAAGGAGCTGAAGTAA
- a CDS encoding DMT family transporter, which translates to MAWVMLIAAGLCEMFGVAMIGKLHKNRNWQSAGLLVLGFGASFLLLSLAMESLPMGIAYAIWTGIGASGAAIMGMLFYGEARDPRRIFCIVLILGAVAGLKLIG; encoded by the coding sequence ATGGCATGGGTAATGTTGATTGCCGCCGGGTTATGTGAAATGTTCGGGGTGGCCATGATAGGTAAGCTGCATAAGAACCGCAACTGGCAGTCTGCAGGCCTGCTTGTCCTGGGTTTCGGTGCAAGCTTCCTGCTGCTGTCCCTGGCGATGGAGAGCCTGCCGATGGGGATAGCTTACGCAATCTGGACAGGGATTGGCGCGTCTGGAGCGGCGATTATGGGTATGTTGTTCTATGGTGAAGCCCGCGATCCGCGGCGTATTTTCTGCATCGTGCTGATTCTTGGAGCTGTAGCCGGGTTGAAGCTGATCGGCTGA
- a CDS encoding aldo/keto reductase produces the protein MSKPVSDKILLPDGVMLPKLGQGTWFMGEHAANRAEEIAALRFGVELGMNLIDTAEMYGDGRSEELVGEAVKGIRDDVFLVSKVYPHNAAGAGLIRSCEASLKRLGTDHLDLYLLHWRGTIPLEETVEGMEALVASGKIARWGVSNFDTPDMQELLRIPGGNHCAVNQVLYHLGSRGIEHELLPYLSGHKIPVMAYSPLAQAGTLRKGLTENETVQRIARDHEATPLQILLAWSIREADVLAIPKAGTRQHVEENEAAGKLVLTSDELWQLDDAFPQPSWKVPLDMI, from the coding sequence ATGAGCAAACCTGTATCTGATAAAATCCTACTGCCGGACGGAGTTATGTTACCCAAACTGGGCCAGGGAACCTGGTTCATGGGCGAGCATGCAGCGAACCGGGCTGAAGAAATCGCTGCTCTGCGCTTTGGCGTAGAGCTGGGAATGAATCTGATTGATACCGCTGAGATGTATGGGGACGGCCGTTCCGAGGAGCTTGTCGGTGAAGCGGTGAAGGGAATCCGCGATGACGTATTCCTCGTTTCCAAGGTTTACCCGCATAATGCTGCAGGAGCCGGACTAATCCGCAGCTGTGAAGCAAGCCTGAAGCGGCTGGGCACCGATCATCTGGATCTGTACCTGCTGCACTGGCGGGGGACCATCCCGCTGGAGGAGACTGTAGAGGGAATGGAGGCACTGGTAGCTTCCGGCAAAATCGCCCGCTGGGGCGTCTCCAATTTCGATACGCCCGACATGCAGGAGCTGCTGCGCATTCCCGGCGGCAATCACTGCGCAGTGAATCAGGTGCTCTACCATCTCGGCTCCAGAGGCATCGAGCATGAGCTCCTGCCATATCTGAGCGGACACAAGATTCCGGTAATGGCCTATTCTCCGCTGGCCCAGGCTGGAACGCTGAGAAAAGGATTGACGGAGAATGAAACCGTGCAGAGGATTGCCCGGGACCATGAAGCGACTCCGCTGCAGATTCTGCTCGCCTGGAGCATCCGTGAAGCGGATGTGCTGGCGATTCCCAAGGCGGGCACCCGCCAGCATGTGGAAGAGAATGAAGCCGCCGGCAAGCTTGTGCTTACGTCAGATGAGCTTTGGCAGCTGGACGATGCTTTTCCGCAGCCGTCATGGAAGGTTCCGCTGGATATGATTTGA
- a CDS encoding PTS mannitol transporter subunit IICB — MATTATQQTSSGGARVRVQQFGRMLSGMVMPNIGAFIAWGLITALFIPTGWLPNESLAALVDPMIKYLLPLLIGYTGGQMVHGKRGGVIGAVVTMGVIVGSSIPMFLGAMLVGPLAGWVLKQFDKAVDGKIKAGFEMLVNNFSLGIIGGVLSVGALKGIGPLVEGLTNILSNGVEFLVNHNLLPLINIIIEPAKVLFLNNAINHGVLGPIALEQSQRVGKSILFMLESNPGPGLGILLAYWLVGKGSAKSSAPGAIIIHFLGGIHEIYFPYILMNPRLILAVIGGGVSGTFTFQMLGAGLVASPSPGSIFAYFAMTPKGGYLPMLAGVIVATVVSFALAALLLKTVKKNDEEEMDIEEAAAKVKDMKSAGTAAQTAATATTVAANVRTKANVNKIVFACDAGMGSSAMGASVLRKKLQSAGVNITVVNSAVSEIPADADIVVTQKTLTDRAIAVNPNAEHISIDNFLKSPKYDELVERLK; from the coding sequence ATGGCCACAACGGCAACTCAGCAAACTTCATCCGGTGGTGCACGGGTAAGAGTCCAGCAATTCGGACGCATGCTCAGCGGTATGGTTATGCCGAATATCGGCGCATTCATCGCATGGGGGTTAATTACAGCATTATTTATTCCAACAGGCTGGCTTCCAAATGAAAGCCTAGCAGCTCTGGTTGATCCAATGATCAAATATTTGCTTCCGCTGCTGATCGGATATACCGGCGGTCAGATGGTTCACGGCAAACGCGGCGGTGTTATCGGGGCTGTAGTTACCATGGGGGTTATTGTCGGATCATCTATTCCGATGTTCCTTGGAGCTATGCTGGTCGGTCCGCTGGCTGGCTGGGTATTGAAGCAATTTGACAAAGCGGTTGACGGCAAAATTAAAGCCGGCTTCGAAATGCTTGTTAATAACTTCTCACTCGGTATTATCGGTGGCGTACTATCCGTTGGAGCACTTAAAGGTATCGGACCTCTGGTTGAAGGTTTGACTAACATCTTGTCTAATGGTGTTGAGTTCCTGGTAAATCATAATCTGCTGCCGCTCATCAATATTATCATTGAGCCAGCCAAGGTATTGTTCCTGAACAATGCTATCAATCATGGTGTACTTGGACCAATCGCGCTTGAACAATCACAACGGGTAGGTAAATCTATTCTATTCATGCTTGAATCGAACCCTGGTCCAGGTCTTGGTATCCTGCTTGCTTACTGGCTGGTTGGTAAAGGCTCTGCTAAATCTTCCGCACCGGGCGCAATCATCATTCACTTCCTGGGCGGTATTCATGAAATCTACTTCCCTTACATCCTGATGAACCCGCGTCTGATCCTTGCAGTTATCGGTGGCGGTGTATCGGGTACATTCACCTTCCAGATGCTGGGTGCAGGTCTCGTAGCTTCTCCTTCTCCAGGCAGTATCTTTGCATACTTCGCGATGACACCTAAGGGCGGATATCTTCCAATGCTGGCCGGGGTTATCGTCGCAACCGTCGTGTCCTTCGCTCTTGCGGCCCTGCTGCTGAAGACTGTTAAGAAGAATGACGAAGAAGAAATGGATATTGAGGAAGCAGCAGCCAAGGTTAAAGACATGAAATCCGCGGGAACTGCAGCTCAAACTGCGGCAACTGCAACTACTGTAGCTGCTAATGTACGCACGAAAGCCAATGTGAACAAAATCGTCTTCGCTTGTGATGCAGGGATGGGTTCCAGTGCGATGGGCGCTTCCGTACTGCGCAAGAAACTGCAAAGCGCAGGGGTTAACATTACGGTTGTGAACTCTGCTGTCAGTGAAATTCCTGCGGATGCCGACATCGTAGTTACGCAGAAGACACTTACTGACCGTGCCATTGCCGTGAATCCAAACGCAGAGCACATCTCGATCGACAACTTCCTGAAGAGCCCGAAATATGATGAGCTCGTGGAACGTTTGAAGTAA